One window of Drosophila bipectinata strain 14024-0381.07 chromosome 4, DbipHiC1v2, whole genome shotgun sequence genomic DNA carries:
- the onecut gene encoding homeobox protein onecut isoform X1: MDSLNEILDRQIYDERLMNNPTEFITVGNNSESQSQSPLIPAENGSNHGESHLMQNLIASPAKNILNDGRKGSGCGSRRDSVDMVIVDLGQQNEQAVYPTGSRHNPRRLVLPLGLLPGGHEQECNARIASSPIDFAASDISLDSLTVETISNAVLPQMKQETKLNIINTRGQARTNSFSHTEVDSTIVNMSLGVEIDEMEDLSSEGGRSDDDEVTLNQHHQQLLQQQPHCPQRLHSHHQPHDETLNGQLQRSTQLDLALGGVHGEVLSVIVQAQEREKDLHEESQRDVNDDADADAEEEDEDDERVQLLSPVLDHSSYQTLTSVNDRLSPPEFSPTSYATLTPIQPLPPISTMSEKFAYSGHISGGDEDANSRRGGGGVPNGTETRNLSGDNVCISGNGNTSGCANNDCNSVPVLSIPLGNNHLALSVLSEAQSPFSSYEKLSSMISPPSHTYSTSPSSGLSGMVVSCDLQAHNAPGLPLNENGNKKNLSTHLQGLGHEDGHVIGHGHLNQQKQNHEQCHGLQLLPVTLPKQVVCLSPTRVIGENLLVSHYETPYSGSHHDHELVLGTTSSTSSTVGLQHSPTLSPHSVSGGSVLSMPLHSPTSVVNLPNVNNSMSSLSVVVSLTPTPPPPTELHKVSRRTSSSQKPQYFLSKTQEVNASTEQSSSNNIISSNLSSASHQTNSNLSNGFQGAQTQIKTSASSSPKHISAASGGTSRTSVCNDLEEINTKELAQRISAELKRYSIPQAIFAQRVLCRSQGTLSDLLRNPKPWSKLKSGRETFRRMHKWLQEPEFQRMSALRMAAAQIPQRAQLVVGTSLCSTSGSTALSPSSTVTMTVMDSNLASTISPNVSDLLDGSTASNAPGCNFPITSANCRRKEEPQIEHITQPKKPRLVFTDLQRRTLQAIFKETKRPSKEMQVTIARQLGLEPTTVGNFFMNARRRSMDKWRDDDIKNQTHLIQNRQQERDGQDEDRIHSLSQTQCLTTSNNHSLSNSLTQDSYAHLHPTALSPLETFNDEADMELELESHDFDLEENHGNSTEHQNEML; encoded by the exons ATGGACTCGTTGAATGAAATATTAGATCGTCAAATATATGATGAGCGACTGATGAACAATCCCACTGAGTTTATCACGGTTGGGAATAATTCGGAATCACAATCTCAGTCTCCACTAATTCCTGCAGAGAATGGTTCCAACCACGGCGAGTCACACCTAATGCAAAATTTGATTGCCTCCCCAGcaaagaatattttaaatgacgGTAGAAAAGGTTCAGGGTGCGGATCTAGGCGGGATTCTGTTGATATGGTCATTGTTGATTTGGGCCAACAAAATGAACAGGCAGTTTATCCGACTGGTTCGCGACACAATCCAAGAAGGTTGGTATTGCCTTTGGGACTACTACCTGGAGGTCATGAGCAAGAGTGCAATGCTCGCATAGCTAGCAGCCCAATAGATTTTGCTGCATCAGATATAAGCTTAGATTCGCTGACAGTGGAAACTATATCAAATGCTGTACTGCCTCAAATGAAGCAGGAAACCAAgcttaatataataaatactaGAGGGCAGGCGCGGACAAACAGCTTCAGTCATACTGAAGTAGATTCAACTATCGTTAATATGAGTCTTGGTGTTGAAATCGATGAAATGGAGGACTTGTCTTCTGAAGGAGGAAGAAGCGATGATGACGAGGTTACCCTTAATCAACACCACcaacaacttctgcaacaacaaccCCATTGTCCGCAAAGACTTCACTCGCACCATCAACCTCATGATGAAACACTTAATGGACAGCTTCAAAGATCAACTCAACTGGATTTGGCACTAGGTGGTGTGCATGGTGAGGTTCTATCGGTTATTGTTCAGGCGCAAGAGCGTGAAAAAGATTTACATGAAGAAAGTCAAAGAGACGTTAATGACGATGCGGATGCCGATGCGGAGGAAGAAGATGAAGATGATGAACGTGTACAGTTACTAAGCCCTGTCTTAGACCACAGCTCGTATCAGACACTTACCTCGGTCAATGATCGTTTATCTCCACCTGAGTTTAGCCCAACTTCATATGCTACATTAACTCCTATTCAACCCCTACCTCCTATATCAACAATGTCTGAAAAATTCGCATATTCTGGTCATATTTCTGGAGGAGATGAAGACGCCAATAGTagaagaggtggaggaggagtaCCCAATGGAACGGAAACTAGAAATTTATCTGGTGATAATGTATGCATTAGTGGCAATGGCAACACTTCTGGGTGTGCCAATAATGACTGCAATTCTGTCCCTGTCCTTTCCATTCCTTTAGGCAATAATCATCTTGCTCTAAGTGTATTAAGTGAAGCTCAATCACCATTTTCTTCTTATGAAAAGTTATCCTCCATGATTTCTCCACCGTCCCATACTTATTCTACTTCACCTTCGAGTGGCCTCTCTGGGATGGTCGTTTCCTGTGACTTGCAGGCTCACAATGCTCCGGGACTTCCACTTAATGAAAATGGCAACAAGAAGAACTTATCGACGCATTTGCAAGGACTCGGTCATGAAGATGGCCATGTTATTGGGCATGGTCATTTAAATCAACAAAAGCAAAATCATGAACAATGTCATGGACTTCAACTACTGCCAGTTACATTACCAAAACAAGTTGTTTGCCTTTCACCAACTAGAGTTATTGGCGAAAATTTATTAGTAAGTCATTATGAAACGCCTTACAGCGGAAGCCACCATGACCATGAGCTGGTGCTGGGAACAACTTCCTCCACTAGCTCTACAGTTGGATTACAACACAGCCCCACACTGAGTCCACACTCTGTCTCAGGGGGATCCGTATTGTCAATGCCATTACATTCACCTACATCGGTTGTTAATCTTCCCAACGTTAATAATTCAATGTCAAGTTTATCGGTAGTTGTATCCCTAACtccaacaccaccaccacctacAGAATTACATAAAGTAAGCCGACGAACATCGTCTTCTCAAAAGCCACAGTATTTTTTATCGAAAACTCAAGAAGTCAATGCATCAACAGAACAGTCAAGttcaaataatattatatcttCAAACTTAAGTAGTGCCAGCCATCAAACCAATTCGAATCTCTCAAATGGCTTTCAAGGAGCTCAAACACAGATAAAAACTAGTGCTTCTAGTTCTCCGAAGCATATTTCTGCGGCTAGTGGAGGAACTAGCCGCACATCCGTTTGCAATGACTTGGAAGAGATCAATACAAAAGAATTGGCCCAGCGCATATCTGCTGAGCTTAAGAGATATAGTATACCACAAGCAATTTTTGCGCAACGTGTCCTATGTCGCTCACAAGGTACCCTCTCAGATCTTCTTCGTAACCCAAAGCCATGGTCCAAGCTGAAATCTGGCCGAGAAACGTTCCGCAGAATGCATAAATGGCTACAAGAACCAGAATTTCAGCGCATGTCAGCACTCCGGATGGCCGCCGCTCAAATTCCCCAACGTGCACAGTTGGTTGTGGGAACATCATTATGTAGTACTTCTGGATCAACAGCATTGTCCCCAAGTTCTACAGTGACAATGACCGTGATGGATTCAAATCTTGCTTCCACAATTTCTCCAAACG ttTCAGATCTACTAGACGGATCAACTGCATCAAATGCCCCTGGCTGTAATTTCCCCATCACTAGCGCAAATTGTCGGCGAAAGGAAGAGCCGCAAATCGAGCACATAACGCAACCAAAAAAGCCACGCTTAGTTTTTACAGATCTCCAGCGACGAACTTTACAAGCAATTTTTAAA gAGACCAAAAGACCATCAAAGGAAATGCAAGTCACTATAGCACGTCAACTAGGTTTAGAGCCAACTACCGTAGGAAATTTCTTTATGAATGCCCGTAGAAGATCGATGGATAAATGGCGGGATGATGACATAAAAAATCAAACTCATTTAATTCAAAACCGTCAACAAGAGCGTGATGGACAGGATGAAGACAGAATTCACAGCCTTAGTCAAACACAATGCCTGACCACAAGCAATAATCACTCATTAAGCAACAGCTTAACACAAGATAGTTATGCACATCTTCATCCAACAGCGTTGTCGCCTCTTGAAACCTTTAATGATGAGGCTGATATGGAGTTGGAATTGGAAAGCCACGATTTTGATTTAGAAGAGAACCATGGAAATAGCACTGAACATCAAAATGAAATGTTGTGA
- the LOC138926897 gene encoding uncharacterized protein encodes MNSSGADTGAPTPTRSAVLKCKALGILQDLQRIQRALQPVSKVDDAMLNVRHGQIAAMFSDFKAIHGELEDLDISQISSELRWTVSELVVTMQAEIEHETTLRSSRIVAHSTLANGMSTMQVDSGSGQRFQALPPLPLPTFSGGYSEWPEFYSIFYTIVGGNPSISKVEKLQRLRSCLRESAFEAVRSLEVSDENYDVALNLLDKRFNSRRLIFQAHVNEILGLTLVEGDSITGLRGLSDKFNAHMRTLKNLGSTNEIAGCIIVQVLLQRLNPATQVKWEESLNSSSSDAIPTWESLAEFLEQRCRTLEAMDVAAGQSYGADSSSGWSASLGAD; translated from the coding sequence atgaactccagcggcgcagacacaggagcacccactccaacccgtagTGCTGTtctaaagtgcaaggccctgggtattctccaggacttgcAGAGGATCCaaagagctcttcagcctgtttccaaggtggacgatgccatgctCAACGTGCgtcatggtcagatagccgccatgttcagcgacttcaaggccatccacggggagcttgaggatttggacatttcgcAGATCAGTAGTGAGCTTCGATGGACTGTCTCGGAGCTGGTAGTGACAATGCAGgccgaaattgagcacgagacgacccttcgctcttcCCGAATTGTTGCCCACTCCACCTTAGctaacggaatgtccaccatgcaggttGACTCGGGGTCAGGTCAAAGGTTTCAAGCTTTGCCTCCCTTGCCTCTTCCTaccttcagcggtggatactctgAATGGCCTGAGTTTTACTCTATTTTCTATACAATCGTCGGCGGTAATCCGAGCatcagtaaggtggaaaaactgcaaaggttgcgatcttgcctgcgggagtccgctttcgaagcagttcgctccttggaagtctccgatgaGAATTATGATGTCGCGCTGAATTTGTTGGATAAACGATTTAATAGCCgtcgtttaatatttcaggctcatgtgaacgagattcttGGCCTCACTCTAGTGGAAGGTGATTCAATAACAGGTCTTCGAGGGTTATccgacaaattcaatgcccatatgaGAACTTTGAAGAATTTGGGTTCGACGAATGAGATAGCCGGCTGCATCATTGTCCAGGTGCTTCTTCAACGGTTgaacccagctacccaggttaagtgggaggagagtctaaATTCTTCAAGTTccgacgccatccctacttgggagtcgctGGCAGAGTTTCTGGAGCAGCGATGCAGGACTTTGGAGGCTATGGATGTGGCCGCTGGGCAGAGCTATGGAGCGGATTCCTCTTCGGGTTGGAGTGCTTCGCTGGGAGCTGATTAA
- the onecut gene encoding homeobox protein onecut isoform X2 — MDSLNEILDRQIYDERLMNNPTEFITVGNNSESQSQSPLIPAENGSNHGESHLMQNLIASPAKNILNDGRKGSGCGSRRDSVDMVIVDLGQQNEQAVYPTGSRHNPRRLVLPLGLLPGGHEQECNARIASSPIDFAASDISLDSLTVETISNAVLPQMKQETKLNIINTRGQARTNSFSHTEVDSTIVNMSLGVEIDEMEDLSSEGGRSDDDEVTLNQHHQQLLQQQPHCPQRLHSHHQPHDETLNGQLQRSTQLDLALGGVHGEVLSVIVQAQEREKDLHEESQRDVNDDADADAEEEDEDDERVQLLSPVLDHSSYQTLTSVNDRLSPPEFSPTSYATLTPIQPLPPISTMSEKFAYSGHISGGDEDANSRRGGGGVPNGTETRNLSGDNVCISGNGNTSGCANNDCNSVPVLSIPLGNNHLALSVLSEAQSPFSSYEKLSSMISPPSHTYSTSPSSGLSGMVVSCDLQAHNAPGLPLNENGNKKNLSTHLQGLGHEDGHVIGHGHLNQQKQNHEQCHGLQLLPVTLPKQVVCLSPTRVIGENLLVSHYETPYSGSHHDHELVLGTTSSTSSTVGLQHSPTLSPHSVSGGSVLSMPLHSPTSVVNLPNVNNSMSSLSVVVSLTPTPPPPTELHKVSRRTSSSQKPQYFLSKTQEVNASTEQSSSNNIISSNLSSASHQTNSNLSNGFQGAQTQIKTSASSSPKHISAASGGTSRTSVCNDLEEINTKELAQRISAELKRYSIPQAIFAQRVLCRSQGTLSDLLRNPKPWSKLKSGRETFRRMHKWLQEPEFQRMSALRMAAAQIPQRAQLVVGTSLCSTSGSTALSPSSTVTMTVMDSNLASTISPNDLLDGSTASNAPGCNFPITSANCRRKEEPQIEHITQPKKPRLVFTDLQRRTLQAIFKETKRPSKEMQVTIARQLGLEPTTVGNFFMNARRRSMDKWRDDDIKNQTHLIQNRQQERDGQDEDRIHSLSQTQCLTTSNNHSLSNSLTQDSYAHLHPTALSPLETFNDEADMELELESHDFDLEENHGNSTEHQNEML, encoded by the exons ATGGACTCGTTGAATGAAATATTAGATCGTCAAATATATGATGAGCGACTGATGAACAATCCCACTGAGTTTATCACGGTTGGGAATAATTCGGAATCACAATCTCAGTCTCCACTAATTCCTGCAGAGAATGGTTCCAACCACGGCGAGTCACACCTAATGCAAAATTTGATTGCCTCCCCAGcaaagaatattttaaatgacgGTAGAAAAGGTTCAGGGTGCGGATCTAGGCGGGATTCTGTTGATATGGTCATTGTTGATTTGGGCCAACAAAATGAACAGGCAGTTTATCCGACTGGTTCGCGACACAATCCAAGAAGGTTGGTATTGCCTTTGGGACTACTACCTGGAGGTCATGAGCAAGAGTGCAATGCTCGCATAGCTAGCAGCCCAATAGATTTTGCTGCATCAGATATAAGCTTAGATTCGCTGACAGTGGAAACTATATCAAATGCTGTACTGCCTCAAATGAAGCAGGAAACCAAgcttaatataataaatactaGAGGGCAGGCGCGGACAAACAGCTTCAGTCATACTGAAGTAGATTCAACTATCGTTAATATGAGTCTTGGTGTTGAAATCGATGAAATGGAGGACTTGTCTTCTGAAGGAGGAAGAAGCGATGATGACGAGGTTACCCTTAATCAACACCACcaacaacttctgcaacaacaaccCCATTGTCCGCAAAGACTTCACTCGCACCATCAACCTCATGATGAAACACTTAATGGACAGCTTCAAAGATCAACTCAACTGGATTTGGCACTAGGTGGTGTGCATGGTGAGGTTCTATCGGTTATTGTTCAGGCGCAAGAGCGTGAAAAAGATTTACATGAAGAAAGTCAAAGAGACGTTAATGACGATGCGGATGCCGATGCGGAGGAAGAAGATGAAGATGATGAACGTGTACAGTTACTAAGCCCTGTCTTAGACCACAGCTCGTATCAGACACTTACCTCGGTCAATGATCGTTTATCTCCACCTGAGTTTAGCCCAACTTCATATGCTACATTAACTCCTATTCAACCCCTACCTCCTATATCAACAATGTCTGAAAAATTCGCATATTCTGGTCATATTTCTGGAGGAGATGAAGACGCCAATAGTagaagaggtggaggaggagtaCCCAATGGAACGGAAACTAGAAATTTATCTGGTGATAATGTATGCATTAGTGGCAATGGCAACACTTCTGGGTGTGCCAATAATGACTGCAATTCTGTCCCTGTCCTTTCCATTCCTTTAGGCAATAATCATCTTGCTCTAAGTGTATTAAGTGAAGCTCAATCACCATTTTCTTCTTATGAAAAGTTATCCTCCATGATTTCTCCACCGTCCCATACTTATTCTACTTCACCTTCGAGTGGCCTCTCTGGGATGGTCGTTTCCTGTGACTTGCAGGCTCACAATGCTCCGGGACTTCCACTTAATGAAAATGGCAACAAGAAGAACTTATCGACGCATTTGCAAGGACTCGGTCATGAAGATGGCCATGTTATTGGGCATGGTCATTTAAATCAACAAAAGCAAAATCATGAACAATGTCATGGACTTCAACTACTGCCAGTTACATTACCAAAACAAGTTGTTTGCCTTTCACCAACTAGAGTTATTGGCGAAAATTTATTAGTAAGTCATTATGAAACGCCTTACAGCGGAAGCCACCATGACCATGAGCTGGTGCTGGGAACAACTTCCTCCACTAGCTCTACAGTTGGATTACAACACAGCCCCACACTGAGTCCACACTCTGTCTCAGGGGGATCCGTATTGTCAATGCCATTACATTCACCTACATCGGTTGTTAATCTTCCCAACGTTAATAATTCAATGTCAAGTTTATCGGTAGTTGTATCCCTAACtccaacaccaccaccacctacAGAATTACATAAAGTAAGCCGACGAACATCGTCTTCTCAAAAGCCACAGTATTTTTTATCGAAAACTCAAGAAGTCAATGCATCAACAGAACAGTCAAGttcaaataatattatatcttCAAACTTAAGTAGTGCCAGCCATCAAACCAATTCGAATCTCTCAAATGGCTTTCAAGGAGCTCAAACACAGATAAAAACTAGTGCTTCTAGTTCTCCGAAGCATATTTCTGCGGCTAGTGGAGGAACTAGCCGCACATCCGTTTGCAATGACTTGGAAGAGATCAATACAAAAGAATTGGCCCAGCGCATATCTGCTGAGCTTAAGAGATATAGTATACCACAAGCAATTTTTGCGCAACGTGTCCTATGTCGCTCACAAGGTACCCTCTCAGATCTTCTTCGTAACCCAAAGCCATGGTCCAAGCTGAAATCTGGCCGAGAAACGTTCCGCAGAATGCATAAATGGCTACAAGAACCAGAATTTCAGCGCATGTCAGCACTCCGGATGGCCGCCGCTCAAATTCCCCAACGTGCACAGTTGGTTGTGGGAACATCATTATGTAGTACTTCTGGATCAACAGCATTGTCCCCAAGTTCTACAGTGACAATGACCGTGATGGATTCAAATCTTGCTTCCACAATTTCTCCAAACG ATCTACTAGACGGATCAACTGCATCAAATGCCCCTGGCTGTAATTTCCCCATCACTAGCGCAAATTGTCGGCGAAAGGAAGAGCCGCAAATCGAGCACATAACGCAACCAAAAAAGCCACGCTTAGTTTTTACAGATCTCCAGCGACGAACTTTACAAGCAATTTTTAAA gAGACCAAAAGACCATCAAAGGAAATGCAAGTCACTATAGCACGTCAACTAGGTTTAGAGCCAACTACCGTAGGAAATTTCTTTATGAATGCCCGTAGAAGATCGATGGATAAATGGCGGGATGATGACATAAAAAATCAAACTCATTTAATTCAAAACCGTCAACAAGAGCGTGATGGACAGGATGAAGACAGAATTCACAGCCTTAGTCAAACACAATGCCTGACCACAAGCAATAATCACTCATTAAGCAACAGCTTAACACAAGATAGTTATGCACATCTTCATCCAACAGCGTTGTCGCCTCTTGAAACCTTTAATGATGAGGCTGATATGGAGTTGGAATTGGAAAGCCACGATTTTGATTTAGAAGAGAACCATGGAAATAGCACTGAACATCAAAATGAAATGTTGTGA